One stretch of Cellulomonas wangsupingiae DNA includes these proteins:
- a CDS encoding DUF4233 domain-containing protein — MSTQPPAPPRPKRPAKPQFTQATLMLEAFLVGFATLVAYGLRVAPPATVWTLGGVTCVVLLLLSGYVGRPGGYVAGTLAQVAVLGFGVLVPMMFAVGGVFVVLWLVALRLGGRIDRERAEWDAAHPAG, encoded by the coding sequence ATGAGCACGCAGCCGCCGGCCCCGCCGCGACCGAAGCGTCCGGCGAAGCCGCAGTTCACGCAGGCGACCCTGATGCTCGAGGCGTTCCTCGTCGGCTTCGCGACCCTCGTCGCGTACGGGCTGCGCGTCGCGCCCCCCGCGACGGTGTGGACGCTGGGCGGTGTGACGTGCGTCGTGCTCCTGCTGCTCTCCGGCTACGTGGGGCGGCCCGGGGGGTACGTCGCCGGGACGCTCGCGCAGGTCGCCGTCCTCGGGTTCGGCGTGCTGGTGCCCATGATGTTCGCCGTCGGCGGTGTGTTCGTCGTGCTGTGGCTGGTCGCGCTGCGGCTGGGCGGCAGGATCGACCGCGAGCGCGCGGAGTGGGACGCGGCGCACCCCGCCGGCTGA
- the dhaL gene encoding dihydroxyacetone kinase subunit DhaL — MTLDAAWAVDWTRRSAASVAEHRDELVELDRQIGDGDHGENLSRGFRAVVAKLDALDPPPATVGDVLRIVATTLMSTVGGAAGPLYGTAYLRASKSGTATELGPDGVVALLEAALDGIVTRGKATVGEKTMVDAWTAAVAAAVDAADHGAPPSQVLAAAARGAQEGARSTVPLVATKGRASYLGERSAGHLDPGARSSELILAAAAEAAADAD; from the coding sequence ATGACGCTGGACGCGGCGTGGGCCGTCGACTGGACGCGGCGGAGCGCGGCGAGCGTCGCCGAGCACCGGGACGAGCTGGTCGAGCTCGACCGCCAGATCGGTGACGGGGACCACGGGGAGAATCTGAGTCGCGGCTTCCGCGCCGTCGTGGCCAAGCTCGACGCCCTCGACCCGCCGCCCGCGACGGTGGGCGACGTGCTGCGCATCGTCGCCACCACGCTCATGTCGACCGTCGGGGGTGCCGCCGGCCCTCTCTACGGCACGGCGTACCTGCGCGCCTCGAAGTCCGGGACCGCGACCGAGCTGGGCCCCGACGGTGTCGTCGCGCTGCTGGAGGCCGCGCTCGACGGCATCGTGACGCGCGGCAAGGCGACCGTCGGGGAGAAGACGATGGTCGACGCGTGGACGGCCGCGGTGGCCGCTGCCGTGGACGCCGCCGACCACGGGGCACCCCCGTCGCAGGTGCTCGCCGCGGCGGCGCGCGGCGCGCAGGAGGGCGCCCGGTCGACCGTGCCGCTCGTCGCCACCAAGGGGCGCGCCAGCTACCTGGGTGAGCGGTCCGCCGGGCACCTCGACCCCGGTGCGCGGTCGAGCGAGCTGATCCTCGCCGCCGCCGCCGAGGCCGCCGCGGACGCGGACTGA
- a CDS encoding right-handed parallel beta-helix repeat-containing protein, with product MGVIIRATVAVATVAVTVLTSGAAPTPSPGTVRCGATLTSSTTLTRDLVCRNGDVGLRLVDGVVLDLGGHALVGPGRGLGKAVTGGSTPTVRNGTIRGWDAGVLSEEPDGGGAISHVVVTDTRVAIAGGLGGQITVESSTLRGNDTGVATFMSPAVITDSVLRDNGTAVHAAADYSDVRVLRSTVTGNEVGVYCNGGNVDVERSRLVENGTALRQETWQCGARLADSTVARNEVGVWSASHWLDDGGDFGPTIERNVFRDNTWAVDTHSSATVTGNEFRGNATALRSRTATGGDAEPLIRVAANDFRTNGDAVRVVGRSELRDNTAVRNSGVGIDAPGATDLGGNVAWGNGVEPQCVGVVCAGRPGA from the coding sequence ATGGGCGTCATCATCCGAGCGACCGTCGCAGTCGCGACCGTCGCGGTCACGGTTCTCACGAGCGGGGCGGCGCCGACGCCCTCGCCCGGTACGGTGCGCTGCGGCGCGACGCTCACCAGCTCGACGACCCTGACCCGCGACCTGGTGTGCCGCAACGGTGACGTGGGGCTGCGGCTCGTGGACGGCGTCGTCCTCGACCTCGGGGGCCACGCGCTGGTCGGGCCGGGACGAGGGCTCGGGAAGGCGGTCACCGGGGGCTCCACCCCCACGGTGCGCAACGGCACGATCCGCGGGTGGGACGCCGGGGTGCTGAGCGAGGAGCCCGACGGCGGCGGTGCGATCTCCCACGTCGTCGTGACCGACACTCGGGTCGCGATCGCCGGCGGGCTGGGCGGGCAGATCACCGTCGAGTCCTCGACCCTGCGCGGCAACGACACCGGCGTCGCGACGTTCATGTCGCCCGCGGTGATCACCGACTCGGTGCTCCGGGACAACGGGACCGCGGTCCACGCGGCGGCGGACTACTCCGACGTCCGGGTCCTGCGCTCGACCGTCACCGGCAACGAGGTCGGCGTGTACTGCAACGGCGGGAACGTGGACGTCGAGCGTTCACGCCTGGTCGAGAACGGGACCGCGCTGCGTCAGGAGACGTGGCAGTGCGGTGCACGCCTCGCGGACAGCACGGTGGCCCGCAACGAGGTCGGCGTCTGGTCCGCCTCCCACTGGCTGGACGACGGCGGGGACTTCGGCCCGACGATCGAACGGAACGTGTTCCGCGACAACACCTGGGCCGTGGACACGCACTCCTCCGCCACGGTCACGGGCAACGAGTTCCGGGGCAACGCCACGGCGCTGCGCTCGCGCACTGCGACGGGCGGGGACGCCGAGCCCCTGATCCGCGTCGCGGCCAACGACTTCCGCACCAACGGGGACGCGGTGCGGGTCGTCGGGCGCTCGGAGCTGAGGGACAACACCGCGGTCCGCAACTCCGGCGTCGGCATCGACGCGCCCGGGGCGACCGACCTCGGGGGCAACGTCGCCTGGGGCAACGGCGTCGAGCCGCAGTGCGTCGGCGTCGTGTGCGCGGGCCGGCCGGGGGCCTGA
- the dhaM gene encoding dihydroxyacetone kinase phosphoryl donor subunit DhaM, with protein MADQVAPVALVLVSHSRALAEGTAQVAAQMAPGVLIVPAGGTDDDGLGTSFDRVDAALGEATAGGRGAVVLTDLGSAVLTTESVLELADPEVATRVRIADAPFVEGAVAAAVTAHGGADLATVLDSAQAAGTTFGAPQVPGRGSGDAAAPTAPDGAAHATVTLRNPLGLHARPAALIVRMLASFDAKVQVDGVNAASVLDLMKLGAVKGDVLTITAQGPQASEAVERLVADVESGFGELPPA; from the coding sequence GTGGCGGACCAGGTGGCTCCGGTGGCGCTCGTGCTCGTGTCGCACTCGCGAGCGCTCGCGGAGGGGACGGCGCAGGTCGCCGCCCAGATGGCTCCGGGCGTGCTGATCGTGCCCGCGGGCGGGACGGACGACGACGGACTGGGCACGAGCTTCGACCGGGTGGACGCCGCCCTCGGGGAGGCGACGGCCGGCGGCCGCGGTGCCGTGGTCCTCACCGACCTCGGGTCCGCGGTCCTCACGACCGAGTCGGTGCTCGAGCTCGCCGATCCGGAGGTGGCCACGCGGGTCCGCATCGCCGACGCACCCTTCGTCGAGGGCGCCGTCGCGGCGGCCGTGACGGCCCACGGGGGCGCCGACCTCGCGACGGTCCTCGACTCCGCCCAGGCGGCCGGCACGACCTTCGGGGCCCCGCAGGTCCCGGGCCGTGGCTCCGGGGACGCGGCCGCGCCGACCGCTCCGGACGGTGCGGCGCATGCCACCGTCACGCTGCGCAACCCGCTCGGCCTGCACGCGCGGCCGGCGGCCCTCATCGTGCGGATGCTCGCCTCGTTCGACGCGAAGGTCCAGGTGGACGGCGTGAACGCGGCGAGCGTGCTGGACCTGATGAAGCTCGGCGCCGTCAAGGGCGACGTGCTGACGATCACCGCGCAGGGCCCGCAGGCGTCCGAGGCGGTGGAGCGGCTGGTGGCCGACGTCGAGAGCGGGTTCGGCGAGCTGCCACCGGCGTGA
- the dhaK gene encoding dihydroxyacetone kinase subunit DhaK, with product MKKLINDPQDVVAESLEGFALAHPDVVQVHTDPLFVTRAGGAVPGKVGLVSGGGAGHEPLHTGFVGVGMLDAAVPGAVFTSPTPDQIAPAIAAADGGAGVLTIVKNYTGDVLNFETAAELADADGITVRQVVVNDDVAVEDSLYTAGRRGVAGTVAVEKIAGAAAERGDDLDAVAAVAQRVVDNVRTMGLALTACTVPHVGGPSFDLGDDEIEIGIGIHGEPGRHRVGLESADALTEKLLTPVVDDLGLTGGEQALLLVNGMGGTPLSELYVVYRRARALLAARGVAVTRSLVGNYVTSLDMQGVSVTVLRLDDELTALWDAPVRTTALRW from the coding sequence GTGAAGAAGCTCATCAACGACCCGCAGGACGTCGTCGCCGAGTCGCTCGAGGGCTTCGCCCTGGCCCACCCGGACGTGGTGCAGGTGCACACCGACCCGCTGTTCGTCACCCGGGCCGGCGGCGCCGTGCCCGGCAAGGTCGGGCTGGTCAGCGGCGGCGGCGCCGGTCACGAGCCGCTGCACACCGGGTTCGTCGGCGTCGGCATGCTCGACGCCGCGGTGCCCGGGGCGGTCTTCACGTCACCGACCCCGGACCAGATCGCCCCGGCGATCGCGGCCGCCGACGGTGGCGCGGGCGTCCTGACGATCGTCAAGAACTACACGGGCGACGTGCTGAACTTCGAGACGGCCGCCGAGCTCGCCGACGCCGACGGCATCACGGTGCGGCAGGTCGTCGTCAACGACGACGTCGCCGTCGAGGACTCGCTGTACACGGCGGGCCGGCGCGGCGTGGCGGGAACCGTGGCGGTCGAGAAGATCGCCGGGGCCGCGGCGGAGCGCGGCGACGACCTCGACGCCGTCGCCGCCGTGGCCCAGCGGGTCGTCGACAACGTCCGCACGATGGGCCTGGCACTCACGGCGTGCACGGTGCCGCACGTCGGCGGTCCCAGCTTCGACCTCGGCGACGACGAGATCGAGATCGGCATCGGCATCCACGGCGAGCCGGGGCGGCACCGCGTGGGCCTGGAGTCCGCGGACGCGCTCACCGAGAAGCTGCTGACGCCCGTGGTCGACGACCTCGGCCTCACGGGCGGGGAGCAGGCCCTGCTGCTCGTCAACGGGATGGGAGGCACGCCGCTCTCGGAGCTGTACGTCGTCTATCGTCGGGCACGCGCGCTGCTCGCGGCGCGCGGGGTCGCGGTGACCCGCTCTCTCGTCGGCAACTACGTGACGTCGCTCGACATGCAGGGCGTGTCGGTCACGGTCCTGCGCCTGGACGACGAGCTGACGGCGCTGTGGGACGCGCCCGTGCGCACCACCGCACTGCGGTGGTGA
- a CDS encoding NosD domain-containing protein has translation MGVIIRATVAVATVAVTVLTSGAAPTPSPGTVRCGATLTSSTTLTADLVCRNSDVGLRLAEGVVLDLGGFSLVGPGRGFGTAVTGGYTPTVRNGTIRGWNTGVMSEEADGGGAISHVLVTNTRLAIGSSLGGTATVESSTLRGNDYGITTFQSTATVTDSVLRDNGSAVVVGSDYTTVRVQRSTLRGNDIAVDCEGGSLTVESARLVENGTGVRVDPFMCGADVVDSTVSRNEVGVSSSSTFPEGLGLLLERNVFRDNTVAVDLQWSATVNDNEFRGNATALRTRTSTDPQWGPVVVRVTANDFRRNGDAVVIDGLSELGSNTAVRNTGVGISAPGATDLGGNVAWGNGVEPQCVGVVCAGRPGA, from the coding sequence ATGGGCGTCATCATCCGAGCGACCGTCGCGGTCGCGACCGTCGCGGTCACGGTTCTCACGAGCGGGGCGGCGCCGACGCCCTCGCCCGGTACGGTGCGCTGCGGCGCGACGCTGACGAGCTCGACGACACTGACCGCTGACCTCGTGTGCCGGAACTCGGACGTCGGCCTGCGGCTCGCCGAGGGGGTCGTCCTCGACCTCGGGGGCTTCTCGCTCGTCGGGCCGGGGCGGGGTTTCGGGACTGCTGTGACCGGCGGCTACACGCCGACCGTGCGCAACGGCACGATCCGCGGGTGGAACACGGGGGTCATGAGCGAAGAGGCCGACGGGGGCGGCGCGATCTCGCACGTCCTGGTGACCAACACGCGGCTGGCCATCGGCAGCAGCCTCGGCGGGACGGCGACCGTCGAGTCCTCGACCCTGCGCGGCAACGACTACGGCATCACCACGTTCCAGTCCACCGCGACCGTGACCGACTCGGTCCTCCGCGACAACGGGAGCGCGGTGGTCGTCGGCTCGGACTACACCACCGTCCGTGTGCAGCGCTCCACCCTCAGGGGCAACGACATCGCGGTCGACTGCGAGGGCGGGTCCCTGACCGTCGAGAGTGCGCGCCTGGTCGAGAACGGGACCGGGGTGCGCGTCGACCCGTTCATGTGCGGCGCGGACGTCGTCGACAGCACGGTGAGCCGCAACGAGGTCGGGGTGTCGTCGTCGAGCACCTTCCCCGAGGGCCTCGGCCTGCTCCTCGAGCGGAACGTGTTCCGCGACAACACGGTGGCCGTCGACCTGCAGTGGTCTGCGACCGTGAACGACAACGAGTTCCGCGGCAACGCGACCGCGCTGCGCACCCGGACCTCGACGGACCCGCAGTGGGGCCCGGTGGTCGTCCGCGTGACGGCCAACGACTTCCGCCGCAACGGGGACGCCGTCGTCATCGACGGTCTCTCGGAGCTCGGCAGCAACACCGCCGTGCGCAACACCGGCGTCGGCATCTCGGCGCCCGGGGCGACCGACCTCGGGGGCAACGTCGCCTGGGGCAACGGCGTCGAGCCGCAGTGCGTGGGCGTCGTGTGCGCGGGCCGGCCGGGGGCCTGA
- a CDS encoding bifunctional folylpolyglutamate synthase/dihydrofolate synthase: MSRERGGADHLKDEAARAAREAADEVYRAILSRAPEQDIDPSLDRVRDVLELLGDPQRAFRTVHLTGTNGKTSTARMVERLLREHGLRTGRFTSPHLTRVTERISIDGEPISDERFVEVWQDVAPYVHMVDQQHLERGGQRLSFFEVFTVMAYAAFADAPVEVAVVEVGLGGRWDATNLVDAEVAVITPIAMDHERYLGDTLVEIAGEKVGIVKDGATLVLAHQTDDVEGVVLAAAAERGARVVREDVDVAVVDRQVAVGGQLVALRGLGGVYTDVFLPLYGEHQAHNALLALVATEALLTGGAALDGAVVEAAFADVTSPGRLEVVRSSPTVLVDAAHNPAGAEALVDAVTEAFEFTRLVGVVGVMADKDPEGILAALEPLLAEVVVTQASTSRALDVDDLAEIAVDVFGEDRVHVAARLPDAIDQAVQRAESEAEHGAGVIVTGSVLLVAEARILLGRE, from the coding sequence GTGAGCCGCGAGCGAGGTGGCGCGGACCACCTGAAGGACGAGGCCGCACGGGCCGCCCGGGAGGCGGCCGACGAGGTGTACCGCGCGATCCTCTCGCGGGCGCCCGAGCAGGACATCGACCCGTCCCTCGACCGTGTGCGCGACGTGCTGGAGCTGCTGGGGGACCCGCAGCGCGCGTTCCGCACGGTGCACCTGACCGGCACCAACGGCAAGACGTCGACCGCTCGCATGGTGGAGCGGCTGCTGCGTGAGCACGGTCTGCGCACGGGGCGGTTCACCAGCCCGCACCTGACGCGCGTCACCGAGCGCATCAGCATCGACGGTGAGCCGATCAGCGACGAGCGGTTCGTCGAGGTCTGGCAGGACGTCGCGCCGTACGTGCACATGGTCGACCAGCAGCACCTCGAGCGCGGCGGGCAGCGGCTGTCGTTCTTCGAGGTCTTCACCGTCATGGCGTACGCCGCGTTCGCCGACGCGCCCGTCGAGGTCGCGGTCGTCGAGGTGGGTCTCGGCGGCCGCTGGGACGCGACGAACCTCGTCGACGCCGAGGTCGCCGTGATCACGCCGATCGCGATGGACCACGAGCGCTACCTGGGCGACACCCTCGTGGAGATCGCGGGGGAGAAGGTCGGCATCGTCAAGGACGGCGCGACGCTGGTGCTCGCGCACCAGACCGACGACGTCGAGGGCGTCGTGCTGGCCGCGGCGGCCGAGCGCGGTGCGCGGGTCGTGCGTGAGGACGTCGACGTCGCGGTGGTCGACCGGCAGGTCGCCGTCGGCGGGCAGCTCGTCGCGCTGCGCGGGCTGGGCGGCGTGTACACTGACGTGTTCCTGCCGCTGTACGGCGAGCACCAGGCGCACAACGCGCTGCTCGCGCTCGTCGCCACGGAGGCGCTGCTCACCGGTGGCGCGGCGCTCGACGGTGCGGTCGTGGAGGCGGCGTTCGCGGACGTGACGTCACCGGGCCGGCTCGAGGTCGTGCGGTCGAGCCCGACCGTGCTCGTCGACGCCGCGCACAATCCCGCGGGCGCCGAGGCGCTGGTCGACGCGGTCACGGAGGCGTTCGAGTTCACGCGCCTCGTGGGCGTGGTGGGCGTCATGGCGGACAAGGACCCCGAGGGGATCCTGGCGGCGCTCGAGCCGTTGCTGGCCGAGGTCGTCGTCACGCAGGCGTCGACGTCCCGGGCGCTGGACGTCGACGACCTGGCCGAGATCGCGGTCGACGTGTTCGGCGAGGACCGCGTGCACGTCGCGGCACGCCTGCCCGACGCGATCGACCAGGCCGTGCAGCGCGCCGAGAGCGAGGCGGAGCACGGTGCCGGCGTAATCGTGACGGGCTCGGTGCTGCTCGTCGCCGAGGCGCGCATCCTGCTCGGCCGGGAGTGA
- the smc gene encoding chromosome segregation protein SMC, protein MHLKTLTLRGFKSFASATTLSFEPGITCVVGPNGSGKSNVVDALAWVMGEQGAKSLRGGKMEDVIFAGTSGRPPLGRAEVSLTIDNADGALPIEYSEVTISRTLFRNGGSEYAINGRGCRLLDIQDLLSDSGLGREMHVIVGQGQLDAVLRATPEERRGFIEEAAGVLKHRKRKEKALRKLDSMQGNLTRLGDLTAEIRRQLGPLGRQAEVARKAAVVQADLRDARARLLADDLAQLRARLEQEIADESAVRERREQVEADLAEARGRLGALEQEAAQAAPAVSEAGEVWYRLSSLRERVRGTVSLAADRARLLGAVSTERSGGPDPDDLAAQAQRVRTAEAELAAEVDLARAAVEAAAVARQEAEAAATAAERALADLQRSAADRREGVARLAGQVAARRSRVEATEAEIGRLRASLAAAEERAREATTQFTVLETQVAGVEEGEEGLDAEHEAAAEALDAATVRVAELEDQLRAAERERDQQSSRAETLEMSLDRKDGAGALLAAEGLPGVIGSVAALLSVEPRDEEAVVAALGAVADAVAVESVDAAVDAIRHLRTEDAGRATLMVAGAGTVTAVDLPPGVDRAVDLVQAPAVVQDAVRALLADVVVVDDLAAARPLVAAHPHLVVATRTGDVLCRFRASGGSASAPSALHLQAALDTARATAATATSTAERLRFELATARETRDAAQADVDATLERLNESDAALAAVAEQLGHLGSAARAARAEAERVQRSLDAAGTTLAEDHATLAELTQRLAAAQDAPEDTEAAVEQATARRDAAAAAATAARGRETEARLTLRTGEERARALAGRAESLERAAAAERSAREKAARREQERASQAAVARAVHTGAAYAGTLLDRALRRATDERDAAEAARTERDAALSAVRARGGRAGTRPGRADRRRAQGRGRARGAAAARRAARDARRRGARAGPAGPARRVRPAPRRARGARPRDGARRGRAHGRALRARRAGEASARRRARPRAARPGEPAGARGVRRARGAAPVPRRAARGPQEVAGGPPGDRQGHRPARGAGLLGRLPRHRGGVRRRLPAAVPRGRGPPGAHRPRRHADDGDRDRGASGGQEGQAPVAAVGWGALADGRRAARRDLFKARPSPFYVMDEVEAALDDANLGRLLEIFRELQDDSQLIVVTHQKRTMEIADALYGVTMRGDGVTTVISQRMAQDVPA, encoded by the coding sequence GTGCACCTCAAGACCCTGACCCTGCGCGGGTTCAAGTCGTTCGCCTCGGCGACGACGCTGAGCTTCGAGCCGGGGATCACGTGCGTCGTCGGACCGAACGGGTCCGGCAAGTCCAACGTCGTGGACGCGCTCGCCTGGGTGATGGGGGAGCAGGGCGCCAAGTCGCTGCGCGGCGGCAAGATGGAGGACGTCATCTTCGCCGGCACGTCCGGCCGCCCCCCGCTGGGCCGGGCGGAGGTGTCGCTGACGATCGACAACGCCGACGGCGCGCTGCCGATCGAGTACTCCGAGGTCACGATCTCGCGGACGCTCTTCCGCAACGGCGGCTCCGAGTACGCGATCAACGGCCGTGGCTGCCGGCTCCTGGACATCCAGGACCTGCTGTCGGACTCCGGCCTGGGCCGCGAGATGCACGTCATCGTCGGGCAGGGGCAGCTCGACGCGGTGCTGCGCGCGACGCCCGAGGAGCGCCGCGGTTTCATCGAGGAGGCCGCGGGCGTCCTCAAGCACCGCAAGCGCAAGGAGAAGGCGCTGCGCAAGCTGGACTCGATGCAGGGCAACCTGACGCGCCTGGGGGACCTCACCGCCGAGATCCGCCGCCAGCTCGGTCCGCTCGGGCGGCAGGCCGAGGTGGCGCGCAAGGCCGCCGTGGTGCAGGCGGACCTGCGCGACGCGCGCGCCCGCCTGCTCGCCGACGACCTCGCCCAGCTGCGGGCCCGGCTCGAGCAGGAGATCGCCGACGAGTCCGCCGTGCGCGAGCGGCGCGAGCAGGTGGAGGCCGACCTGGCCGAGGCCCGCGGCAGGCTGGGCGCGCTCGAGCAGGAGGCGGCGCAGGCCGCACCCGCCGTCAGCGAGGCCGGCGAGGTCTGGTACCGGCTGTCGTCGCTGCGCGAGCGTGTGCGCGGCACGGTGTCGCTCGCCGCGGACCGCGCGCGGCTGCTCGGCGCCGTGAGCACCGAGCGCAGCGGCGGGCCGGACCCCGACGACCTCGCCGCCCAGGCGCAGCGCGTGCGCACGGCCGAGGCCGAGCTGGCGGCCGAGGTCGACCTCGCACGTGCCGCCGTCGAGGCGGCGGCGGTGGCGCGGCAGGAGGCCGAGGCGGCCGCGACGGCCGCCGAGCGCGCGCTGGCGGACCTGCAGCGCAGCGCGGCGGACCGCCGTGAGGGCGTCGCGCGGCTCGCCGGGCAGGTGGCTGCCCGACGCAGCCGCGTCGAGGCGACCGAGGCGGAGATCGGGCGCCTGCGGGCGAGCCTGGCCGCCGCCGAGGAGCGCGCGCGCGAGGCCACGACGCAGTTCACCGTGCTCGAGACGCAGGTCGCGGGCGTCGAGGAGGGGGAGGAAGGGCTCGACGCGGAGCACGAGGCCGCCGCCGAGGCGCTGGACGCGGCGACGGTCCGCGTCGCCGAGCTCGAGGACCAGCTGCGTGCGGCCGAGCGGGAGCGGGACCAGCAGTCGTCGCGCGCCGAGACGCTCGAGATGTCGCTGGACCGCAAGGACGGCGCGGGCGCGCTGCTCGCCGCGGAGGGCCTGCCGGGCGTCATCGGGTCGGTCGCGGCGCTGCTGAGCGTCGAGCCGCGCGACGAGGAGGCGGTGGTCGCGGCGCTCGGTGCCGTCGCGGACGCGGTCGCCGTCGAGTCGGTCGACGCGGCCGTGGACGCGATCCGGCACCTGCGCACCGAGGACGCGGGCCGCGCGACGCTCATGGTGGCGGGTGCGGGGACCGTCACCGCCGTGGACCTGCCGCCCGGCGTGGACCGCGCCGTCGACCTCGTGCAGGCGCCGGCCGTCGTGCAGGACGCCGTGCGGGCGCTGCTCGCCGACGTCGTCGTGGTCGACGACCTCGCGGCCGCGCGGCCGCTGGTCGCGGCGCACCCGCACCTCGTCGTGGCGACCCGGACCGGTGACGTGCTGTGCCGCTTCCGGGCGTCGGGCGGCTCGGCCTCGGCACCGAGCGCGCTGCACCTGCAGGCTGCGCTCGACACGGCCCGTGCCACCGCCGCGACGGCGACCTCGACGGCCGAGCGGCTGCGCTTCGAGCTGGCGACGGCACGCGAGACCCGCGACGCCGCGCAGGCGGACGTCGACGCGACGCTCGAGCGGCTCAACGAGTCCGACGCGGCGCTCGCCGCCGTCGCCGAGCAGCTCGGCCACCTCGGGTCCGCGGCGCGTGCGGCACGCGCCGAGGCGGAGCGTGTGCAGCGCTCGCTGGACGCCGCGGGGACCACCCTGGCCGAGGACCACGCGACCCTCGCCGAGCTGACCCAGCGTCTGGCCGCGGCCCAGGACGCGCCGGAGGACACCGAGGCGGCCGTCGAGCAGGCCACGGCCCGCCGCGACGCCGCCGCGGCGGCGGCGACCGCCGCACGGGGACGCGAGACTGAGGCGCGGCTGACGCTGCGCACCGGGGAGGAGCGGGCGCGCGCCCTCGCCGGCCGCGCCGAGTCGCTCGAGCGTGCGGCGGCCGCCGAGCGGTCGGCGCGCGAGAAGGCCGCCCGCCGCGAGCAGGAGCGAGCAAGCCAGGCAGCCGTGGCCCGCGCGGTGCACACCGGGGCCGCGTACGCCGGCACCCTGCTCGACCGCGCACTGCGACGGGCGACGGACGAGCGCGACGCCGCGGAGGCCGCGCGGACCGAGCGGGACGCCGCGCTGTCCGCCGTGCGGGCCCGGGGTGGACGTGCTGGCACGCGACCTGGCCGAGCTGACCGACGTCGCGCACAAGGACGAGGTCGCGCGCGCGGAGCAGCGGCTGCGCGTCGAGCAGCTCGAGACGCGCGCCGTCGAGGAGCTCGGGCTGGACCCGCAGGTCCTGCTCGACGAGTTCGGCCCGCACCGCGACGTGCCCGTGGTGCCCGTCCCCGGGACGGAGCCCGACGAGGACGCGCCCACGGCCGTGCCCTACGTGCGCGCCGAGCAGGAGAAGCGTCTGCGCGCCGCCGAGCGCGGCCTCGCGCTGCTCGGCCGGGTGAACCCGCTGGCGCTCGAGGAGTTCGCCGCGCTCGAGGAGCGGCACCAGTTCCTCGTCGAGCAGCTCGCGGACCTCAAGAGGTCGCGGGCGGACCTCCTGGAGATCGTCAAGGACATCGACCAGCGCGTGGAGCAGGTCTTCTCGGACGCCTACCGCGACACCGCGGCGGCGTTCGACGTCGTCTTCCCGCGGCTGTTCCCCGGGGGCGAGGGCCGCCTGGTGCTCACCGACCCCGACGACATGCTGACGACGGGGATCGAGATCGAGGCGCGTCCGGCGGGCAAGAAGGTCAAGCGCCTGTCGCTGCTGTCGGGTGGGGAGCGCTCGCTGACGGCCGTCGCGCTGCTCGTCGCGATCTTTTCAAGGCACGGCCGAGCCCGTTCTACGTGATGGACGAGGTCGAGGCCGCCCTCGACGACGCGAACCTGGGGCGTCTGCTGGAGATCTTCCGTGAGCTCCAGGACGACTCCCAGCTGATCGTCGTCACGCACCAGAAGCGCACGATGGAGATCGCCGACGCCCTGTACGGCGTCACGATGCGCGGCGACGGGGTGACGACGGTCATCAGCCAGCGGATGGCCCAGGACGTACCCGCCTGA
- the ndk gene encoding nucleoside-diphosphate kinase, protein MPDAPLPQRTLVLVKPDGVRRGHVGEVLRRIEAKGYTLVALELRQADEALLTEHYAEHAGKPFVQALVDFMRSGPVVAAVVEGHRVIEGFRSLAGATDPTVAAPGTIRGDLARDWGTRLIENIVHGSDGEESAAREIALWFPGL, encoded by the coding sequence ATGCCCGACGCACCCCTCCCGCAGCGCACCCTCGTCCTCGTCAAGCCGGACGGCGTCCGGCGCGGACACGTCGGCGAGGTCCTGCGCCGCATCGAGGCGAAGGGCTACACGCTCGTCGCCCTCGAGCTCCGCCAGGCCGACGAGGCGCTGCTCACCGAGCACTACGCCGAGCACGCCGGCAAGCCGTTCGTCCAGGCGCTCGTCGACTTCATGCGCTCGGGCCCGGTGGTCGCCGCGGTCGTCGAGGGCCACCGCGTGATCGAGGGCTTCCGCTCCCTCGCCGGTGCCACCGACCCGACGGTCGCGGCGCCCGGCACCATCCGCGGCGACCTGGCCCGGGACTGGGGCACCCGGCTCATCGAGAACATCGTGCACGGCTCGGACGGCGAGGAGTCGGCCGCCCGCGAGATCGCGCTCTGGTTCCCCGGCCTCTGA